Genomic DNA from Fimbriimonas ginsengisoli Gsoil 348:
GACCTTGACCGATGGCTCGAGGCCGCCGGTGAGGAAGACGCCGTCTTCATCCACTTTCCGACCGATGAACGGAGTCATCGGAAGGTAGTAGCGCGCGATCGTGATCTTGGCGCTGGAGTTATCGACCATCGGGAAGACGTTCTGCACCGATGCCTTACCATAGCTGTGGTTGCCCACCAGGATTGCTTTGTTGTAATCCTTGAGCACACCGGCGAAGATCTCCGCGGCGCTGGCCGAGTCTTCGTTGATGAGGATCGCGACCGGATAGTTGAACTGCCGCAGAGCCCCCGAACTGGTGTGGGCGGTCTCTTCGTGTCCGTCCCGGAACCGCATCTTTACTGCCACCTTGTCGCGGACGAACAAGCTCAGCATGTCGACGGCGGTTTCCAACAATCCACCCGGATTGCCGCGCAGGTCGATGACCAAGCCTTTCATCGGATTGCGCTCCAGCTTGTCGAGCTCCCGCTCGAACTGCATCGTGGTGGGCTCCGCGAACTGGGTGACGTTGAGGTACCCGACGTTGCTCTCTTTGAAGTAGACCCCTTCCACCGTCGGCGAAATGATCCGGGCCCGGCGGATGTTGATCGGCGTCGGCTTGGCCGTGCCAGGACGAGAGATCAGCAGGTGTACCAAGGTGCCTTCCGGACCCTTGACCCGCTTGACGATCTCTGTCACGTCCAGCCCCGCGACCGACTTCCCTTCAACCGACACAATGACGTCGTCTTTGCGAAGCCCGGCCGCGTAAGCGGGCCCGTCATCGAACACCACCGCCACTTTCGCGCCCCGAGGGTCCGAAGAGAGTTTCGCTCCCACTCCGAAGAAGTTGGCCCGCGTTTCGTCAGCAAACTCCTGCGCCTGCGCTGGCGGGAGGAACAGGGTGTGCGGATCGCCCAGGGAGGCCATGAGGCCGGACATGCCCGCGTACTTGAGGTCCTGCGCCTTTACCGGATGCACATACGAGGAGAGGATCCGCTGGTAAGACTGCTTGAACACCTGCTCGGGGCTGGTTTTGGCGGTCGTCTTCACGCCGAACAGCATGTTCACCGACCGGATCGGCGGCAATTGACCCTGTTGAAGATCCCGATAGGAAAATCCTAAAACGAGGCAGCCGGCGATGCCGAGGATGGCGGCGATGTTCTTGGATGTGTTCACTTGCGGCCTCCGTTCTTGGCGAGTCGCGCGGACTTGGTGTCGAGGCTTGGTTTGAAATGAGAGGTCACCAGCGTGTAACCGGTCCCATCTGGGAGCTCGACGATATCGTAGATATCCCGGTCTCCACCGGTTTCACTTCCGCTCAGCTTAGCCAGCCCCTTCGACGAAAGTGCGAGCGCGAAGATCTCCGCCGCGCCACGCGTCGTTCGGTCGGTAATCAATGTGATCTTAGGCGGGTTCGCGTTACCTTGGCCGATCGCGAACGGAGTTGTTTTGTCGCTCCGGTTCGTCGTGAGGACTCCGTATTGGCCGGCGGGAGCGAGGACGGCAAGGCACTGCCGCATCGCTGAGAAGTCGCCCAATGTATTGTTGCGGAGGTCGAGCGTCACTTCCGGCTTGCCCGCGATCGCCTGCTTCAGCGCCTCTGGGGAGCCGGGCGTAAATGGGAGCTGGATAACCCCGTTTGCGGCTTGGAACCCGGTCCGGCTAGAGGGCGCCCGCTGAATCGTGGTCGCGCGCTGCTCTCCGTTTCGCTCCCAAACGACTTTAACGTTCCCGGCGGTTCCGGCAAAGAGCCGATCCCGGGCGCGCAGAGGGAGGATCATTCGCTCCCATTTATCGCGGACTTCCTTGCGAAGCGCGTTCAAATCCGCCAGCGGAAGCTT
This window encodes:
- a CDS encoding S41 family peptidase, which codes for MSETKKSLIAAGWIVAACGAFLIGSNLRDRADLSAAPTTKLDNLVASRNGGAPQGGDEIPAGDFFYSLTEKLKKEYVEPINDEQKLASGAVRGMVGYLADPKSVYMDKDAFRVFLNARQGKYEGIGADLALLLPSSNKKANRSALQPTPTEEGADPRQQALSTDSAPDQASFPRLTVTSVVPGGPADKAGVKPGDIVYSIDGHWLLNADLSIRFMKARKLYDQKKLPLADLNALRKEVRDKWERMILPLRARDRLFAGTAGNVKVVWERNGEQRATTIQRAPSSRTGFQAANGVIQLPFTPGSPEALKQAIAGKPEVTLDLRNNTLGDFSAMRQCLAVLAPAGQYGVLTTNRSDKTTPFAIGQGNANPPKITLITDRTTRGAAEIFALALSSKGLAKLSGSETGGDRDIYDIVELPDGTGYTLVTSHFKPSLDTKSARLAKNGGRK
- a CDS encoding S41 family peptidase, yielding MNTSKNIAAILGIAGCLVLGFSYRDLQQGQLPPIRSVNMLFGVKTTAKTSPEQVFKQSYQRILSSYVHPVKAQDLKYAGMSGLMASLGDPHTLFLPPAQAQEFADETRANFFGVGAKLSSDPRGAKVAVVFDDGPAYAAGLRKDDVIVSVEGKSVAGLDVTEIVKRVKGPEGTLVHLLISRPGTAKPTPINIRRARIISPTVEGVYFKESNVGYLNVTQFAEPTTMQFERELDKLERNPMKGLVIDLRGNPGGLLETAVDMLSLFVRDKVAVKMRFRDGHEETAHTSSGALRQFNYPVAILINEDSASAAEIFAGVLKDYNKAILVGNHSYGKASVQNVFPMVDNSSAKITIARYYLPMTPFIGRKVDEDGVFLTGGLEPSVKVDLDWDKTEPVLGEPKRDSQLARAIQVLQDKAR